In Helicobacter pylori, a single genomic region encodes these proteins:
- a CDS encoding TolC family protein yields the protein MKKTTLFVLSLLFSSSLNAVDGVPKTEPSSLNLAEDSAPLNHPNAQKLSLKNAWNRVLSNHEGLHAQEYAIKRASKMKLAAKLSFLPQIDLSAFYVYLSNPIKMDFASQKQPGVQKATNQIHQGLQNIQQNIPPQVLTPQIQAGMQGVMQGFGALSSTLEAPLLFSKQNVVIGALSIIYPLYMGGARFTMVRIADLMQKDANEVYRLKKLSTFQELVSVYYGMVLNAEVAETLEEVEKGHYKHFQNALKMQKVGQIARVETLGAQVAYDKAHIASVKAKDVLEVSQLSFNSILSSKDDLAPSSKLEIHTEKNLPDLSFFVASTLNSYPVLKTLENQIQISKENTKLQIAKFLPQVSFFGSYIMKQNNSVFEDMIPSWFVGVAGRMPILSPTGRIQKYQASKLAELQMSSEQIQAKKNMELLVNKTYKETLSYLKEYKSLLSSVELAKENLKLQEQAFLQGLSTNAQVIDARNTLSSIIVEQKSVAYKYIVSLANLMALSDHIDLFYEFVY from the coding sequence ATGAAAAAAACAACCCTCTTTGTATTGAGCTTGTTGTTCAGTAGCTCTTTAAACGCTGTTGATGGAGTTCCTAAAACCGAGCCTTCTTCTTTGAATTTGGCTGAAGACAGCGCACCTTTGAACCACCCTAACGCCCAAAAACTCTCCTTAAAAAACGCATGGAATAGGGTATTGTCTAACCATGAAGGCTTGCATGCACAAGAATACGCCATTAAGCGAGCGAGTAAAATGAAATTAGCGGCCAAGCTTTCTTTTTTGCCTCAAATTGATTTGAGCGCTTTTTATGTGTACCTCTCTAACCCCATTAAAATGGATTTTGCCAGCCAAAAACAACCGGGCGTGCAAAAAGCCACCAACCAGATCCATCAAGGCTTGCAAAACATCCAACAAAATATCCCCCCTCAAGTATTAACCCCTCAAATCCAAGCGGGCATGCAAGGGGTGATGCAAGGTTTTGGGGCTTTGAGCAGCACTTTAGAAGCCCCCTTATTGTTTTCTAAGCAAAATGTGGTGATTGGGGCTTTGAGCATTATTTATCCCCTTTATATGGGTGGGGCAAGATTCACGATGGTGCGCATTGCGGATTTGATGCAAAAAGACGCTAATGAAGTGTATCGCTTGAAAAAGCTTTCCACTTTTCAAGAGCTTGTGAGCGTGTATTATGGCATGGTGTTAAACGCAGAAGTGGCTGAAACTTTAGAAGAAGTAGAAAAAGGCCATTATAAGCATTTCCAAAACGCTTTAAAAATGCAAAAAGTAGGGCAAATCGCTAGGGTAGAAACCTTAGGCGCTCAAGTGGCTTATGATAAGGCCCATATCGCTAGCGTTAAGGCTAAAGACGTGTTAGAAGTTTCGCAACTCTCGTTCAATTCTATTTTGTCTAGCAAAGACGATCTAGCGCCTTCAAGCAAATTGGAGATCCACACCGAGAAAAATCTGCCCGATTTGAGCTTTTTTGTTGCTTCCACGCTCAATTCTTACCCAGTTTTAAAGACTTTAGAAAATCAGATTCAAATTTCTAAAGAAAACACGAAATTACAGATCGCTAAATTCTTGCCCCAAGTGAGTTTTTTTGGCTCTTATATCATGAAGCAAAACAATTCGGTGTTTGAAGACATGATCCCTAGTTGGTTTGTGGGCGTAGCCGGGCGCATGCCTATTCTTTCTCCCACAGGGCGTATCCAAAAATACCAAGCGAGCAAATTAGCCGAGTTGCAAATGAGTAGCGAACAAATCCAAGCTAAAAAAAACATGGAATTATTAGTGAATAAGACTTATAAAGAGACGCTTTCTTATTTGAAAGAATACAAAAGCTTGCTTTCTAGCGTGGAATTAGCCAAAGAAAATTTAAAACTCCAAGAGCAGGCTTTTTTACAAGGCTTAAGCACGAAC